The stretch of DNA TGCCATGCTTTGGGAAATCCGGCTACTTTATGCCGCGTTGCATCTGCCAGTGCCAGCGGGAGGCTGAGGAGCAGCGCAAGGCTGCTGAAGAACGGCAGCGCCGCATGGAGCGTATCAAACGCCGAAAGGTACAGGGCTTGCAAGACCGTTATCTGTATGACTACACATTTTCCAATGATAACGGGCAAAACCCATTGATGGACAAGGCTCACGCCTATGTGGAGAACTGGAAAGAGGCATATAAGAGCAATATCGGGCTTTTGCTATTTGGAGATGTGGGAACCGGCAAGTCTTTTTTCGCCGGATGTATTGCCAATGCTTTGCTTGACCGGGATGTGCCGGTGCTGATGACGAACTTCCCCACCATTCTGAACCGCCTGACCGGGATGTTCCCTGAGGACAGGTCGGAGTTTATTGCCAGCTTTGACGAGTATGACCTGCTTATCATTGACGATCTGGGTGTAGAGCGCAGTACCGAATATGCTATGGAGCAGATGTTTTTCGTCATCGACAGCCGCTACCGCAGCCGCAGGCCCATGATTATCACAACAAACTTGAAACTGTCCGAGCTGAAAAACCCACCTGATCTGGCCCACGCCCGTATCTATGACCGTATTTTGGAACGGTGTGCGCCGATTCTCTTTGACGGGAAGAATTTCCGGGAAGAAAATGCCGGTGCTACCCGACAGGCAGCAAAAGACATTGTAAACAGTAAGCACGACTGATTTTTTACCGGGCGGCACAGACCCGTTCGGAGAAAGGAGCGCCATGAACAAAGAACCCCGTACTATGCAGGCGGCAGACGCCGTTACTGCGTCCAGAGCGCCGGAAAACACGCCGGCGATGGTAAAGAAAATCGGCAAGACAACCTACAAAGTTCATGTCCATTTCAGCAATACCAGCACAGAAACCATGAGCGATAAAATCAAGCGTATGCTCAAAAATGAAATTCAGCAGATGTGATAGACTGATAAACGAAGCCGCCTTGTGCTAAACTGATGATGGTACGCACCAAAATTTTTGTCAAGGAGGACACGAAAATGCTTTACACAGAAAAAGAGAAGCATGAAATTGAACGAGTAAAGGAGGTCTTTGCGGAACATCTGCGGCAAAGCCCTGATTTTGAACTGCTCTGGTCGGACAAGGTAGGCTATGTCTGGCTGGCGATTGGCGTCAATCCAGTCTATGTGGATACCGGTATCAGAATCGAA from Blautia sp. SC05B48 encodes:
- a CDS encoding ATP-binding protein, whose product is MIEITAEIRAFIDKAAAGAELAEDEYIDPSDGLIHCKKCGGQRQTVVPCFGKSGYFMPRCICQCQREAEEQRKAAEERQRRMERIKRRKVQGLQDRYLYDYTFSNDNGQNPLMDKAHAYVENWKEAYKSNIGLLLFGDVGTGKSFFAGCIANALLDRDVPVLMTNFPTILNRLTGMFPEDRSEFIASFDEYDLLIIDDLGVERSTEYAMEQMFFVIDSRYRSRRPMIITTNLKLSELKNPPDLAHARIYDRILERCAPILFDGKNFREENAGATRQAAKDIVNSKHD
- a CDS encoding transposon-encoded TnpW family protein; protein product: MQAADAVTASRAPENTPAMVKKIGKTTYKVHVHFSNTSTETMSDKIKRMLKNEIQQM